The following are encoded together in the Scytonema millei VB511283 genome:
- a CDS encoding DEAD/DEAH box helicase: protein MSDAPNLQAALDIFNLRDEVIADYRRYIESFLKIRDPQVAAFVDRELERGELWRDPLVQLNPSYRSGATVTQLVQSGVLHRDCQQYFTKNGNPFRFHYHQEQAFLAAQRQEPYVLTTGTGSGKSMTYVVPIFDDLLRHPEIKGVRAILVYPMNALINSQKEEFDKFLSQVPNSHIRVEKYTGQESLKQKTEIQNNPPQILLTNYVMLELMLSRTHENKLVASPDLKFLVLDELHTYRGRQGADVALLIRKLRQRCGKDLLCIGTSATMSTEGTRDNRRQTVAGVASKLFGVAVKPENVIDETLERSIQLPDPSPEELQRSITTGLPPLSERSLAAFKSHPLSAWIEMNFGLAEESQESTEKTITNYELRITNSHLVRRTPISLAAGSQQLADQTQISVETCRETLKQMFLWGSKTKGLAFRLHQFISQGGSVYATIESRDNRFLTLEGQYATTNDRLLYPLVFCRECGQDYYVVRYDKDNYTVSPQLAIALDSSDDDVDEGYLTLDEPELWNTGDEDRLPDSWFNDTKRQGRVAKKEYVAHIPQKLQVLPNGKVTNSLLEGTACWFVPKPFLFCPNCGVVHDKKKNEFTKLSRLSSEGRSTATTLLCLSTVNRLKSSSAVKPEAAKILSFTDNRQDASLQAGHFNDFVQTSFLRAALNKALQTNRSLTHSQLASEVVKHMGLSQSSYAIQPAEFGPGKKRNEKTFQDLIEYRLYEDLRRGWRIVQPNLEQCGLLAIEYDGLEKICQDTQWQQSPHHLLLQATPAQRLFVAKALLDQLRKELAIDAALLQSDRLEQLKREVTQAIKEPWAFDLNERLHEATWTSSASSNSDKVKVKLTSRSKIGRFLRSPATWSGLQQPLPESEYNQLIGALIEILGASGYLKIEGQFVQLRIDCMIWQAQTAETIPADPLTSKRLQGSEDVQIEVNRFFQNFYQDNAQQLHSLEGREHTGQVSNEDRQEREDKFRQGQLSSLFCSPTMELGIDISDLNAVHLRNVPPTPANYAQRSGRAGRSGQEALVITYAAAGSGHDQYFFQRQEQMVAGAVAPPKLELGNEDLMKSHVYSLWLAHTGLYLGESMNQILDLDLEAYPLKDTVRSQLTLTSASVGTCIRAARTILADTFCQADLNRTSWYSTDWLRYTLENALLGFDRACDRWRKLYGDAVFQLQAARQTVDRSAKGGVTQEERKLAQTQEREAQRQIDLLVGQISPNQSQTQLEFYPYRYFAAEGFLPGYNFPRLPVRAYIPAGDAGRFVSRPRVVAIREFAPSNVVYYEGSKFQIAKMRVPVGGIEGRYVRVSVCPSCGYFHEGDDSLRDTCENCGAKIVADRDGNPGKLNRVLEVETMITRRRERITCDEEERLKYGYNVTTHFRYALQKQEIATVIAADGTQLLRLIYGETAKIRRINRGLRRDRTERGFKLDAATGVWGDRSTNDTPQENLQAEVNLMVDDTSNILVVELIDIPTANSEAFLATLQFALERAIQAVYKLEADELASERLGQGQHLLFWEAAQGGAGVLSQILEDPDAFKRLANAALDICHFLQEKQSCTKACYQCLLSYRNQFDHPLLDRHLIRPWLDRLASSTITRQAASGSREAQYQQLLQQTDPNSNFERVVLAEIERRGLKLPDAAQELIPEANSKPDFIYRNAKVAIFCDGSAHDRPEQQEQDRIERDNLRYAAGYYVLVLRHDEDWQRQLEVLASIV, encoded by the coding sequence ATGTCAGATGCCCCCAACCTCCAAGCTGCCCTAGATATTTTCAATTTACGGGATGAGGTAATTGCAGATTACCGCCGCTACATTGAAAGCTTTCTCAAAATCCGCGATCCACAAGTAGCAGCATTCGTCGATCGCGAACTGGAACGGGGCGAACTGTGGCGCGATCCGCTAGTGCAACTCAATCCCTCCTATAGATCGGGTGCTACTGTCACTCAACTAGTGCAAAGCGGCGTACTTCATCGCGATTGCCAGCAATACTTTACTAAGAACGGCAATCCTTTCCGCTTCCACTACCACCAAGAACAAGCATTTCTCGCCGCCCAACGCCAGGAACCCTACGTTCTCACTACAGGCACGGGTTCGGGGAAAAGCATGACGTATGTAGTGCCAATTTTTGACGACCTACTCCGCCATCCCGAAATCAAAGGTGTAAGGGCAATTCTGGTTTACCCGATGAATGCTTTGATTAACTCCCAAAAAGAAGAGTTCGACAAATTCTTGAGTCAAGTTCCCAATAGCCATATCCGCGTCGAGAAATATACCGGACAAGAAAGCCTCAAGCAAAAAACAGAAATTCAGAACAATCCGCCCCAAATTCTGCTGACCAACTACGTGATGCTGGAACTCATGCTTTCCCGCACTCACGAAAATAAATTAGTTGCTTCCCCCGACTTAAAATTTTTGGTGTTGGATGAATTACACACCTATCGCGGTCGCCAAGGGGCTGACGTGGCGCTCCTGATCCGCAAACTCCGCCAGCGTTGCGGTAAAGATCTGCTTTGCATCGGTACTAGCGCCACCATGTCCACCGAAGGCACGAGAGACAACCGCCGTCAAACCGTGGCTGGAGTAGCCAGTAAGCTATTTGGTGTAGCAGTCAAGCCAGAAAACGTCATCGACGAAACCTTAGAGCGTTCTATCCAACTTCCCGATCCCAGTCCTGAAGAACTCCAGCGTAGTATCACCACAGGCTTGCCTCCTTTATCAGAGCGATCGCTAGCTGCTTTTAAATCCCATCCCTTGAGTGCCTGGATTGAAATGAATTTTGGTCTAGCCGAAGAAAGCCAAGAATCTACAGAAAAAACAATTACGAATTACGAATTACGAATTACGAATTCCCACCTAGTCCGCCGGACTCCAATTTCCCTAGCAGCAGGATCTCAGCAACTTGCCGACCAAACCCAAATTTCAGTTGAAACCTGCCGCGAAACCCTCAAACAAATGTTTCTCTGGGGCAGCAAAACGAAAGGATTGGCGTTTCGCCTGCATCAATTTATCTCCCAAGGGGGTAGCGTCTACGCCACGATTGAATCGCGAGACAACCGCTTTCTGACGCTAGAAGGGCAGTACGCCACTACCAACGATCGCCTACTCTATCCTCTTGTCTTCTGTCGTGAATGCGGTCAAGACTACTACGTGGTGCGCTACGACAAGGATAACTATACCGTCAGTCCCCAACTCGCGATCGCACTCGATAGTAGTGACGATGACGTGGATGAAGGCTACCTCACTCTTGACGAACCTGAACTTTGGAATACTGGCGACGAAGACCGTCTTCCCGATAGCTGGTTTAACGACACGAAAAGGCAGGGGCGCGTTGCTAAAAAAGAATATGTCGCTCACATTCCCCAAAAGCTGCAAGTCCTACCCAACGGCAAAGTTACCAACTCTTTACTGGAAGGCACGGCTTGCTGGTTTGTCCCCAAACCGTTTTTATTCTGTCCTAACTGCGGTGTCGTGCATGACAAGAAGAAAAACGAGTTTACCAAACTGTCTCGACTCAGTAGCGAAGGTCGCAGCACTGCCACAACTCTTTTATGTCTTTCCACTGTTAACCGCTTAAAATCTAGTTCTGCTGTCAAACCCGAAGCCGCCAAAATTCTCAGCTTCACCGATAATCGTCAGGATGCCTCCTTACAAGCCGGACATTTCAACGATTTTGTCCAAACAAGTTTCTTACGGGCGGCGCTGAATAAAGCACTTCAAACCAATCGCAGTCTCACCCACAGCCAACTGGCAAGTGAAGTTGTCAAGCACATGGGTTTATCCCAATCTAGTTACGCAATTCAGCCTGCCGAATTTGGTCCTGGTAAGAAGCGCAACGAAAAAACTTTTCAAGATTTAATTGAATACCGCCTTTACGAAGACTTGCGCCGAGGCTGGCGGATCGTCCAACCTAATTTAGAACAATGCGGTCTGCTGGCGATCGAGTATGACGGACTGGAGAAAATCTGCCAAGACACTCAATGGCAGCAGTCTCCCCATCACCTATTGTTACAAGCTACGCCAGCCCAAAGATTATTTGTCGCTAAAGCTTTGCTCGATCAACTGCGTAAGGAACTAGCGATCGATGCGGCATTGTTACAGAGCGATCGCCTGGAGCAACTCAAACGCGAAGTGACGCAGGCAATCAAAGAGCCTTGGGCATTCGATCTCAACGAACGCCTGCACGAAGCGACTTGGACTTCTAGCGCCAGTAGTAACTCGGACAAAGTGAAAGTTAAACTCACCTCTCGCAGTAAAATCGGTCGCTTCCTCCGTTCCCCTGCTACCTGGTCGGGGCTGCAACAACCATTACCGGAATCGGAGTACAACCAACTGATCGGGGCGTTAATCGAGATCCTAGGTGCGTCAGGATATCTCAAAATCGAAGGGCAGTTCGTGCAACTACGCATCGACTGCATGATTTGGCAAGCTCAAACTGCTGAGACAATTCCCGCCGATCCGCTCACATCCAAGCGGCTTCAAGGTAGCGAAGACGTACAAATTGAAGTCAATCGATTTTTCCAAAACTTTTATCAAGACAACGCCCAACAACTCCACAGTTTGGAAGGGCGAGAACACACTGGTCAAGTCAGCAACGAAGACCGCCAAGAACGGGAAGATAAGTTTCGTCAGGGGCAGCTATCATCCTTATTCTGCTCTCCCACGATGGAACTGGGCATCGATATTTCCGATCTCAACGCCGTCCACTTACGCAACGTACCACCAACTCCTGCCAACTACGCTCAACGCAGCGGTCGGGCGGGACGTAGCGGACAAGAAGCACTTGTGATTACCTATGCTGCTGCTGGCAGCGGACACGACCAATATTTCTTTCAGCGCCAGGAGCAGATGGTAGCAGGGGCGGTAGCGCCGCCAAAGCTGGAGTTAGGCAACGAAGATTTGATGAAATCTCACGTTTACTCGCTGTGGCTTGCTCATACAGGTCTTTATCTAGGAGAATCGATGAATCAAATTCTCGATCTGGATCTAGAAGCATATCCCCTGAAAGACACGGTGCGATCGCAACTGACTCTCACTTCTGCCAGCGTCGGAACTTGTATTCGAGCCGCACGAACCATTCTTGCCGATACCTTCTGTCAAGCCGATCTTAACCGGACATCCTGGTATTCAACCGACTGGCTGCGCTACACGCTGGAAAATGCTTTACTTGGGTTTGACCGAGCCTGCGATCGCTGGCGCAAACTTTACGGCGATGCTGTATTCCAATTGCAAGCAGCTCGACAAACTGTAGATCGTTCTGCCAAAGGTGGCGTGACTCAAGAGGAACGCAAGCTAGCCCAAACGCAAGAGCGAGAAGCCCAAAGGCAAATCGATCTGCTGGTGGGGCAAATCAGCCCGAACCAAAGCCAAACTCAGTTAGAGTTTTACCCTTACCGCTACTTTGCTGCCGAAGGCTTCTTACCAGGATATAACTTTCCCCGTCTCCCAGTCCGCGCTTATATCCCTGCTGGCGATGCGGGTAGATTTGTCTCTCGTCCTCGCGTGGTGGCAATTCGCGAGTTTGCCCCTAGCAACGTTGTTTACTACGAAGGGTCGAAATTTCAAATTGCCAAAATGCGCGTTCCCGTGGGTGGGATTGAGGGTAGATACGTCCGCGTCAGCGTTTGTCCTAGCTGCGGCTACTTCCACGAGGGAGATGATTCCCTGCGCGACACCTGTGAAAACTGCGGTGCAAAGATTGTAGCCGATCGCGATGGCAACCCTGGCAAACTCAATCGCGTGCTAGAAGTAGAGACGATGATAACCCGCAGGCGGGAACGGATTACTTGCGACGAGGAAGAACGGCTCAAGTACGGTTACAACGTCACGACACATTTTCGCTATGCGCTACAAAAGCAAGAGATAGCAACAGTCATAGCAGCGGATGGAACGCAGCTATTGCGGTTAATCTATGGTGAAACGGCAAAAATTCGACGGATCAATCGGGGCTTGAGACGCGATCGCACCGAACGCGGATTCAAGCTCGATGCAGCAACAGGAGTGTGGGGCGATCGCTCGACGAATGACACGCCCCAGGAGAATCTCCAAGCAGAAGTCAACCTGATGGTAGACGATACTTCTAACATTCTCGTAGTCGAACTGATCGACATTCCTACTGCCAATTCCGAAGCATTTCTCGCTACGCTACAGTTTGCTCTAGAACGAGCCATTCAAGCAGTATACAAACTGGAAGCGGACGAACTAGCTTCCGAACGCTTGGGTCAAGGGCAACACTTACTATTTTGGGAAGCCGCCCAAGGAGGAGCGGGCGTTCTTTCCCAAATCCTTGAAGACCCCGATGCTTTCAAGCGACTCGCCAATGCTGCGTTAGATATTTGTCACTTCCTACAAGAGAAGCAAAGCTGTACGAAAGCTTGCTATCAATGCCTGTTATCCTACCGCAACCAATTCGATCATCCACTGTTGGATCGCCACCTGATTCGCCCTTGGTTGGATCGACTTGCTAGCAGTACCATCACCCGTCAAGCCGCCAGTGGTTCCCGCGAAGCTCAATACCAGCAATTGTTACAGCAAACCGATCCCAACTCTAATTTTGAGCGTGTTGTTTTGGCAGAGATCGAGCGACGAGGGTTAAAACTACCGGATGCTGCTCAAGAGTTAATTCCTGAAGCTAATTCCAAGCCAGATTTTATCTACAGGAATGCTAAAGTTGCTATTTTCTGCGATGGTTCGGCTCACGATCGCCCAGAACAACAAGAACAAGACAGGATCGAGCGGGACAATCTCAGATATGCGGCTGGGTATTATGTCTTAGTCCTGCGACATGATGAGGATTGGCAACGGCAGCTAGAGGTTTTGGCTTCTATAGTGTGA
- a CDS encoding WD40 repeat domain-containing protein, producing the protein MSNTQDWQNKSLQEVIEEFIEECIRYQYTQEKLIQLISISEPLKLKGINLAEKLAERLDEIEANTISTTRAEIYSLSNQFKARIDEQFNQLLKQLKQTEKDLNEKLDTRLERIEDKLDKIYDLIKKDEEALNWFCANTICITSYIVSSWVSELQKFAIEPDQKILVGFVLRDKENKLSKERIEAWDLTSGEKIYTIVLNGEYNYKLTISPDGKTFVNSSSQGIQQWDLSSGREICTLSEFSYAMAFTPDSKMLVYRQSIDKMYKFILYDLEKKMEHRTILPIEILNSALIAADFNGIVFSPDGQILALFDTLQDFIEILNIEIQEVIRVLEHSREIRNVVFSPSGRLLAILDGAGKIFLRDIINGDQIFSLASESDYYSAMAFCPDRRIFAAGCSKQIELWDLDSKKKLQTLTGHSDTISALCFDKNGKSLISYAVRSGEVKIWQSA; encoded by the coding sequence ATGAGTAATACACAAGATTGGCAGAATAAAAGCTTGCAAGAAGTTATTGAGGAATTTATTGAAGAATGCATTAGATACCAATATACTCAAGAAAAGTTGATTCAACTAATATCAATATCTGAACCATTAAAACTAAAAGGAATCAACTTAGCAGAAAAGTTAGCAGAGCGACTTGATGAGATAGAAGCTAATACCATTAGTACAACTAGAGCAGAAATATATAGCCTATCTAATCAATTTAAAGCTCGAATAGACGAACAGTTTAACCAGTTGCTAAAGCAGTTAAAACAAACAGAGAAAGATTTAAATGAAAAACTCGATACTCGTCTAGAAAGGATTGAAGACAAGCTAGATAAGATTTACGATTTAATTAAAAAAGATGAAGAAGCGTTAAATTGGTTCTGTGCTAATACCATTTGTATCACAAGTTATATAGTAAGTTCATGGGTCAGCGAACTTCAAAAATTTGCTATCGAGCCTGACCAGAAAATTTTAGTTGGCTTTGTTCTGCGGGATAAGGAAAATAAGTTAAGCAAAGAAAGAATTGAGGCATGGGATTTAACTAGTGGAGAAAAAATTTACACTATAGTACTTAACGGTGAATACAATTACAAGCTTACTATTAGTCCAGACGGAAAAACTTTTGTCAATAGTAGTTCTCAAGGCATTCAGCAGTGGGATTTAAGTAGTGGTCGAGAAATTTGTACGCTATCAGAATTTTCTTATGCTATGGCTTTTACTCCTGATAGCAAAATGTTAGTTTATCGCCAATCTATAGATAAAATGTATAAATTTATCTTGTATGATTTAGAGAAAAAGATGGAGCATAGGACTATCTTACCTATAGAAATATTAAATTCTGCTCTGATAGCCGCAGACTTTAACGGTATTGTTTTTAGCCCAGACGGGCAGATTTTAGCTCTGTTCGATACATTACAAGATTTTATAGAAATTCTAAATATAGAGATTCAAGAAGTAATTCGTGTCTTAGAACATTCCCGTGAAATCAGAAATGTAGTTTTCAGTCCTAGTGGAAGACTGTTAGCAATTCTTGATGGTGCTGGTAAAATATTTTTACGAGATATTATTAACGGCGACCAAATTTTTAGTTTAGCAAGCGAATCGGACTATTATTCTGCAATGGCTTTTTGTCCAGATCGAAGAATCTTCGCCGCTGGCTGCTCTAAGCAAATTGAGTTATGGGATTTAGATAGTAAGAAAAAATTACAAACTCTTACAGGGCATTCCGATACAATCTCTGCTTTATGTTTTGATAAAAATGGAAAAAGTTTAATTAGCTATGCAGTACGTAGCGGAGAAGTGAAAATTTGGCAGTCAGCTTAA
- a CDS encoding Card1-like endonuclease domain-containing protein, with amino-acid sequence MLEPYQVDRLFLLIGENPLPNWVAAVSLLRDGGTPYLIHTTHTQKQAVYLAHLLNRDVSKIQTAQPICLGDRHANAHHICQRIQALVERLPGRFGLNYTGGTKTMAVHAYRTLQAIQPDAVFSYLDPHKLAICIDSDRDDCLYIPVSVRLSLAQILQLHGLTWKTEQPPIATPTLPQAATALAKLHGNLQLAKTWRNWCHQELRSKARQGNIWQREAELAQLPPLSLQNLPEAFQQVLCQYFDASQTISLSIACQGRFKQLRQVCEWLDGTWLEHYVLQQIQAIAPLHGIHESKMSLHIKDPARPYSQWDKFEFDVAFMRDYQLFALSCTTTDKHSLCKQKLFEAALRARQLGGAEARVALVCCHDRPELLKTELEIVTRDQKLAVFGRQDLEHLSQKIADWIGQNN; translated from the coding sequence TTGCTAGAACCTTACCAAGTCGATCGCTTATTTTTATTAATTGGCGAGAATCCTTTGCCTAACTGGGTTGCTGCTGTGTCACTTTTACGAGATGGTGGCACTCCTTATTTGATCCACACGACACATACTCAAAAGCAAGCAGTTTATTTAGCTCATCTTCTCAATCGCGACGTTTCCAAAATTCAAACTGCTCAACCGATCTGTTTGGGCGATCGCCATGCAAATGCTCATCATATCTGTCAGCGTATTCAAGCTTTAGTAGAGCGGCTACCAGGACGATTTGGATTGAACTATACAGGTGGAACTAAGACGATGGCTGTTCACGCTTATCGCACTCTACAAGCAATTCAACCTGATGCTGTTTTCAGTTATTTAGATCCTCACAAGCTGGCAATCTGTATAGATAGCGATCGCGATGATTGTTTGTACATTCCCGTATCAGTTCGGTTATCGCTAGCGCAGATTTTGCAACTGCATGGACTAACTTGGAAAACGGAGCAACCACCAATTGCTACACCAACTTTACCCCAAGCAGCAACAGCATTAGCTAAACTACATGGGAATCTTCAATTAGCAAAGACTTGGCGTAACTGGTGTCACCAAGAATTGCGTAGTAAAGCCCGTCAAGGGAATATTTGGCAAAGAGAAGCAGAACTAGCCCAGCTTCCACCACTGAGTCTGCAAAATTTACCAGAGGCATTCCAACAAGTTCTTTGCCAATATTTTGATGCATCACAAACGATATCTCTATCGATCGCTTGCCAAGGGAGATTTAAACAGTTAAGGCAAGTCTGTGAATGGCTAGATGGTACTTGGTTAGAGCATTACGTTTTACAGCAAATTCAGGCGATCGCGCCGCTGCATGGTATTCATGAAAGTAAGATGTCATTGCACATTAAAGATCCTGCTAGACCCTATAGCCAGTGGGATAAATTTGAGTTTGATGTTGCTTTTATGCGAGATTATCAACTTTTTGCTTTATCTTGTACTACTACTGATAAGCATAGTTTGTGCAAGCAAAAGCTGTTTGAGGCGGCTTTGCGGGCGCGACAATTGGGTGGTGCAGAGGCACGAGTCGCTTTAGTATGCTGTCACGATCGCCCAGAATTATTAAAAACTGAACTAGAGATCGTCACTCGCGATCAGAAGTTAGCTGTGTTTGGCAGACAAGATTTAGAGCATTTGAGCCAAAAAATTGCTGACTGGATTGGGCAAAATAATTAA
- a CDS encoding TIGR02710 family CRISPR-associated CARF protein, whose product MPKILLVTVGGSPQPILTAIEALQPDRVIFICSDGSKGSKTQIIGNGTPCEIRRGEEVKKLPNIPTYLGLSNFHPDTDLILIQPDDLSECYRQISSTIRTLQQDFPNYQILVDYTGGTKTMSAALAMAGIDYDLNLHITTSTTRENLFRVERGETTERASTIAISVERKIEQFLPLLLQQYNYAGAIAELKNILQLELPNETKQRIRILRDCCAGFDAWDRFAHVDAWDLLQSYMKKPEIQPSALFLKRVMHSRAAIDEKFKAPDGIKGHGYEVVQDLLLNAERRATQERYDDAVGRLYRAIELLAQIRLWQAYKVKTGDVDLQNLPESLHADLLLNCDRGKIQLALTQSYLLLSKLPDEPLGKAYQEQAAKIQDVLQIRNYSILAHGFQPITKTDYQKFSGVVVSFIQNSIAMLVPEKQQFQPVQFLQNLNF is encoded by the coding sequence ATGCCTAAAATTCTTCTTGTTACCGTTGGTGGTTCTCCTCAACCGATTTTGACAGCAATTGAAGCCCTACAACCCGATCGCGTTATCTTTATTTGTTCTGATGGTTCTAAAGGCAGCAAAACACAAATTATTGGTAATGGTACGCCTTGCGAAATTCGCCGAGGGGAAGAAGTTAAAAAACTGCCTAATATCCCTACCTATCTTGGTTTAAGTAACTTTCATCCCGATACAGATTTAATCTTAATCCAACCAGACGATCTTTCTGAGTGCTATCGCCAAATTTCCAGCACAATTCGCACGCTGCAACAAGATTTTCCTAACTATCAAATTTTGGTAGATTACACGGGTGGCACAAAAACTATGTCTGCGGCTTTAGCAATGGCAGGGATAGATTACGATCTCAACTTGCATATTACCACCAGCACGACTCGCGAAAACTTGTTTAGAGTAGAACGAGGGGAAACAACAGAACGCGCTAGTACGATCGCAATTTCCGTAGAACGGAAAATCGAGCAATTTCTACCCCTATTACTACAACAATACAATTATGCTGGAGCGATCGCCGAACTTAAAAACATCCTGCAACTAGAGTTACCTAATGAAACCAAACAACGCATTCGCATTCTCCGAGATTGCTGTGCTGGTTTCGATGCTTGGGATCGGTTTGCTCATGTAGATGCTTGGGATTTGTTGCAATCTTACATGAAAAAACCAGAAATTCAACCTAGTGCTTTGTTTCTCAAACGAGTGATGCACAGCCGTGCAGCTATTGATGAGAAATTTAAAGCACCAGATGGCATTAAAGGACATGGTTATGAAGTCGTACAAGACTTATTATTAAATGCAGAACGCCGCGCCACGCAAGAACGCTATGATGATGCAGTAGGACGATTATATCGAGCCATAGAATTGCTAGCTCAAATTCGTTTATGGCAAGCTTATAAAGTTAAAACTGGTGATGTCGATCTGCAAAATCTACCAGAATCTCTGCACGCCGATCTATTACTAAATTGCGATCGCGGTAAGATACAGCTAGCACTAACCCAGAGTTATCTATTACTCAGTAAATTACCCGATGAACCATTAGGTAAAGCTTACCAAGAACAAGCAGCAAAAATTCAAGACGTTCTACAAATTCGGAATTATTCAATTTTGGCTCATGGATTCCAGCCAATTACTAAAACCGATTATCAAAAATTTAGCGGTGTAGTCGTCAGCTTTATTCAAAATAGTATAGCAATGTTGGTTCCAGAAAAACAACAATTTCAACCAGTTCAATTCTTACAAAATTTAAATTTCTAA
- a CDS encoding type II toxin-antitoxin system VapC family toxin, with the protein MRQLVLDAGPLIAFFYAKDTEHEICRAGFEQLLTTNASLLTPIPVVFEVYKWLLQRTNPAVAQATLAVMQDTLRFIPLSQQNFDEVYLMVQALPQWQGSLEDATVILLAQHYNCPVWTLNYRDFGIFKFLEFWNPE; encoded by the coding sequence TTGAGACAATTAGTTTTAGATGCAGGTCCATTAATTGCATTTTTCTATGCAAAGGACACCGAACATGAAATTTGTCGAGCAGGCTTTGAGCAACTTTTGACAACTAACGCGAGCTTGCTAACTCCCATTCCAGTTGTATTTGAAGTGTACAAATGGCTACTTCAAAGAACTAATCCTGCTGTAGCTCAAGCTACCCTTGCTGTAATGCAAGATACTTTGAGATTTATTCCGCTCAGTCAACAAAATTTTGATGAGGTTTATCTCATGGTTCAAGCTTTACCACAGTGGCAGGGTAGCCTAGAAGATGCAACGGTAATTCTGCTAGCACAGCATTATAATTGTCCTGTCTGGACGCTAAATTATCGAGATTTTGGAATTTTCAAGTTTCTTGAGTTTTGGAATCCTGAATAA
- a CDS encoding type II toxin-antitoxin system HicB family antitoxin, which translates to MKFTITIHWSEEDNCYVVYLPEFKDFTNQPATHGETYEEALSNAKEVLEMLIEEFQEEGKELPQLMQLAN; encoded by the coding sequence ATGAAATTTACCATTACTATTCACTGGAGTGAAGAAGATAACTGCTACGTAGTTTACCTACCAGAATTCAAAGATTTTACCAATCAACCTGCAACTCATGGTGAAACTTATGAAGAAGCTCTTTCCAATGCTAAAGAAGTACTAGAAATGCTGATTGAAGAGTTTCAAGAAGAGGGTAAAGAACTTCCACAACTCATGCAACTAGCAAATTAA